One region of Chthonomonadales bacterium genomic DNA includes:
- a CDS encoding YtxH domain-containing protein, with product MDHKNMDGQSAFGGLLLTFLAGLAVGAAAATLYAPQSGVDTRAQIADKTNEMKGRIGGMSGQVAQKAGEIKERIVTTARESMEHGAHALDSAAKSMDATARSMPPSGSPAA from the coding sequence ATGGATCACAAGAACATGGACGGCCAGAGCGCCTTTGGGGGCCTGCTGCTGACCTTCCTTGCCGGCCTGGCGGTCGGGGCCGCCGCGGCGACCCTCTACGCACCCCAGTCTGGCGTCGACACGCGCGCCCAGATCGCGGACAAGACCAACGAGATGAAGGGCCGAATCGGTGGGATGTCTGGCCAGGTCGCCCAGAAGGCTGGGGAGATCAAGGAGCGCATCGTCACGACGGCCCGCGAGAGCATGGAGCACGGCGCCCACGCACTGGACTCCGCCGCGAAGTCGATGGACGCCACCGCCAGGTCGATGCCTCCATCCGGCTCGCCGGCCGCCTGA
- a CDS encoding SRPBCC family protein, producing MEAHAARRRAPRSVHVEDERRNVGVPERWVSMIAGGALLALGLARRSPLGAAAAAAGGLLLHRGATGHCRLYGALGIDTTERPEHVSVRHGIRVEHAVTIDRPRAELFRFWRQLENLPRFMRHLERVTMLEDGRSHWVARAPAGMTAEWDAVIINEVPDEMIAWRSLAGSEVDHAGSVHFEDAPAGRGAVVRVVMQFAVPGGRLGQGIARVMGEEPDQQIRDDLDRLKRTMEAGQVPAVGDRSRG from the coding sequence ATGGAAGCACACGCCGCCCGGCGGCGCGCACCGCGCTCCGTTCACGTGGAAGACGAACGCCGCAACGTGGGGGTACCCGAGCGCTGGGTATCCATGATCGCGGGCGGAGCGCTGTTGGCGCTCGGGCTCGCGCGCCGCTCACCGCTCGGTGCCGCCGCGGCGGCGGCGGGCGGCCTCTTGCTCCACCGCGGCGCAACGGGTCACTGCCGCCTCTACGGCGCCCTTGGCATCGACACGACCGAGAGGCCGGAGCACGTGTCGGTTCGCCATGGCATCCGGGTCGAGCACGCCGTCACCATCGACCGGCCACGAGCGGAGTTGTTCCGGTTCTGGCGCCAGCTCGAGAACCTGCCGCGGTTCATGCGGCACCTGGAGCGCGTGACCATGCTGGAAGACGGCCGCTCTCACTGGGTCGCCCGCGCGCCAGCCGGCATGACGGCCGAATGGGACGCCGTCATCATCAATGAGGTTCCGGACGAGATGATCGCCTGGCGCTCGCTCGCGGGCTCCGAGGTTGACCACGCGGGCTCGGTCCACTTCGAGGACGCGCCGGCGGGGCGCGGCGCCGTGGTGCGAGTCGTGATGCAGTTCGCGGTTCCCGGGGGCCGGTTGGGGCAGGGCATTGCCCGCGTGATGGGCGAGGAGCCGGACCAGCAGATACGCGATGACCTGGACCGGTTGAAGCGGACGATGGAGGCCGGCCAGGTACCAGCCGTCGGCGATCGGTCGCGCGGGTGA
- a CDS encoding response regulator produces MCSRPGRAAAIPGRSPTVNERALRALICEDEGLTVILLRRALTTAGYEVVGEAAEGASGIEMARTLEPDFILMDVNMPGVNGIDATRQIMQERPMPIVILTAYSDDRLVEEAIEAGACAYIVKPIVSEQLIPAVRTALTRFEALQSIQQENQDLKEQLETRKLVERAKGILMDRARLSEADAFRRLQKTSRDRCQTLKHTALEIIHADSLL; encoded by the coding sequence ATGTGTTCCCGCCCCGGGCGGGCCGCCGCCATCCCTGGGAGGTCCCCGACCGTGAATGAACGGGCCTTGCGCGCACTGATTTGCGAGGATGAGGGCCTGACGGTCATCCTGCTACGCCGCGCGCTCACCACCGCCGGCTACGAAGTCGTGGGTGAGGCCGCCGAGGGGGCCTCGGGCATCGAGATGGCACGGACGCTCGAGCCCGACTTCATCCTGATGGACGTGAACATGCCGGGCGTCAACGGGATCGACGCGACGCGTCAGATCATGCAGGAGCGCCCGATGCCCATCGTCATCCTGACGGCCTACAGCGACGACCGGCTGGTGGAAGAGGCCATCGAGGCGGGCGCCTGCGCCTACATCGTCAAGCCCATCGTGAGCGAGCAGCTCATCCCGGCCGTCCGCACCGCGCTCACGCGCTTCGAGGCGCTCCAGAGCATCCAGCAGGAGAACCAGGATCTCAAGGAGCAACTCGAGACGCGCAAACTGGTGGAGAGGGCCAAGGGCATCCTGATGGACCGGGCCCGGCTGTCGGAGGCGGACGCGTTTCGGCGACTCCAGAAAACGTCGCGCGATCGGTGCCAGACTCTCAAGCACACCGCGCTCGAGATCATCCACGCCGACTCGCTTCTCTGA
- a CDS encoding glycoside hydrolase, with protein MAHSASTAPRASRADAAHGRAPRDERLFPTFFAAGYECATARIRDGRRIDELSTTGHDARAVADYRTLRALGIRTARDGVRWNLVDRGGRLDWSSAMPRVEAAERERITVIWDLFHYGYPDDLNPFERPFVERFARYCAAFAAMLVRRGHGGPVSGGPRRRFYTPVNEISFFSWAGGEVGRFAPFALRRGGELKRRLVEAAIQGINAIREVDPAARIANCDPIVRVVAPGDAPWLEEEAARFNEECVLEAWDMLAGLRAPELGGSSAHLDIVGVNYYGVNQWEHGRPERVLGDDDPRRAPLSALLRHLDARYEAPLFVSETASIGADRPRWLRGIGLECLEAIEHGVDLHGLCLYPVLGMHDWESGEYRAMGLWDVQPDMRRILHRPTAAALGDLQTWHRHASERRGRRAPAQAAQR; from the coding sequence ATGGCCCACAGCGCATCGACCGCGCCACGCGCCAGCCGCGCCGACGCGGCACACGGCCGGGCTCCGCGGGACGAGCGCCTGTTCCCCACGTTCTTTGCCGCCGGCTACGAGTGCGCCACGGCACGCATCCGCGACGGCCGCCGCATCGACGAGCTGTCCACCACGGGCCACGACGCGCGCGCCGTGGCGGACTACCGCACGCTGCGCGCGCTCGGCATCCGCACGGCCCGCGACGGGGTCCGCTGGAACCTGGTCGACCGCGGGGGGCGGCTCGACTGGAGCAGCGCGATGCCCCGCGTGGAAGCGGCGGAGCGCGAGCGGATCACCGTCATCTGGGACCTGTTTCACTACGGCTACCCGGACGACCTGAACCCCTTCGAGAGGCCTTTCGTCGAGCGCTTTGCTCGCTACTGCGCCGCCTTCGCCGCGATGCTGGTCCGCCGCGGGCACGGCGGGCCGGTGAGCGGTGGACCGCGGAGGCGCTTCTACACGCCGGTGAACGAGATCAGCTTCTTCTCGTGGGCGGGCGGCGAGGTGGGCAGGTTCGCTCCGTTCGCACTGCGCCGCGGCGGCGAGTTGAAGCGGAGGCTGGTGGAGGCCGCCATCCAGGGAATCAACGCGATTCGCGAGGTGGACCCGGCGGCGCGGATCGCCAACTGCGACCCGATCGTCCGCGTGGTGGCCCCGGGCGACGCGCCGTGGCTGGAGGAGGAGGCCGCCCGCTTCAACGAGGAGTGCGTTCTGGAGGCCTGGGACATGCTGGCGGGCCTGCGAGCGCCCGAGCTTGGCGGCAGTTCCGCGCACCTGGACATCGTCGGCGTCAACTACTACGGCGTGAACCAGTGGGAGCACGGCCGGCCCGAGCGCGTCCTCGGTGACGACGACCCGCGGCGCGCTCCGCTCTCCGCCCTGCTCCGCCACCTCGACGCCCGCTACGAAGCGCCTCTGTTCGTCTCCGAGACCGCCTCGATCGGCGCCGACCGCCCGCGGTGGCTGCGTGGGATCGGTCTCGAGTGCCTGGAGGCGATCGAGCACGGAGTCGACCTGCACGGGCTCTGCCTCTACCCGGTGCTGGGTATGCACGACTGGGAGAGCGGCGAGTACCGCGCCATGGGCCTCTGGGACGTGCAGCCCGACATGCGGCGCATACTGCATCGGCCAACGGCCGCGGCGCTTGGCGACCTTCAGACCTGGCACCGCCACGCGTCCGAGCGCCGCGGGCGTCGCGCGCCGGCCCAGGCCGCCCAGCGGTGA
- a CDS encoding family 1 glycosylhydrolase, with translation MRATGEEGAAFDLRDAGFMWAAGIEDTFVAAPHPRTGRVLDEYALTEHYERWEEDLRLLASLGVRTARYGIPWYRVCPGPGRYDWRWTDAVLERMVRDHGIEPILDLVHYGTPTWMERAFDDPDYPARVAEYAHAVAERYRGLVRWYTPLNEPRINAWYAGRLGWWPPYGRTPRAFCRVLLQLCRGICLTQRAIADAQPNAVLVHVDATDLYVAAEPDLRTVADLRQHIVFLALDLVTGRVGPGHPLVHWLRGHGASDHDLAWFREHAVRPHVIGYNMYPMFSRKEVRRRGGRTQVRIVPCWTETLDALTRLYARRYAPSPLMLTETASLGAAARRVRWIRDSARAIGGLRADGVPVIGYTFWPLYSLVAWAYQRGERPLDDYLIDMGLWDLRRGVGGLKRVATPAVEAYREAVAAGPPAGA, from the coding sequence GTGAGGGCAACGGGCGAGGAGGGAGCGGCCTTCGATCTTCGCGACGCCGGCTTCATGTGGGCGGCCGGCATCGAGGACACCTTCGTCGCCGCGCCCCACCCGCGCACCGGGCGCGTGCTCGACGAGTACGCGCTGACCGAGCACTACGAGCGCTGGGAGGAGGACCTGCGGCTCCTGGCGTCGCTGGGCGTTCGCACCGCGCGCTACGGGATCCCCTGGTACCGCGTGTGCCCCGGGCCAGGCAGGTACGACTGGCGCTGGACCGACGCCGTGCTCGAGCGCATGGTGCGCGACCACGGTATAGAGCCCATCCTCGACCTGGTCCACTACGGCACGCCAACCTGGATGGAGCGCGCGTTCGACGACCCCGACTACCCCGCGCGCGTCGCTGAGTACGCCCACGCCGTCGCCGAGCGCTACCGGGGGCTGGTGCGCTGGTACACGCCTCTCAACGAGCCGCGCATCAACGCCTGGTACGCGGGCCGGCTGGGATGGTGGCCTCCTTACGGCCGCACGCCGCGTGCCTTCTGCCGCGTGCTGCTGCAACTCTGCCGCGGAATCTGTCTGACGCAGCGGGCGATCGCCGACGCGCAGCCGAACGCCGTGCTCGTGCACGTTGACGCCACCGACCTCTACGTCGCGGCGGAGCCTGACCTGCGGACCGTGGCCGATCTGCGCCAGCACATCGTCTTCCTCGCACTTGACCTCGTCACCGGCCGCGTGGGCCCCGGCCACCCGCTCGTCCACTGGCTCCGCGGGCACGGCGCCTCGGACCACGACCTCGCCTGGTTCCGTGAGCACGCGGTGCGCCCGCACGTCATCGGCTACAACATGTACCCGATGTTCTCGCGCAAGGAGGTGCGCCGGCGCGGGGGGCGCACCCAGGTCCGCATCGTCCCCTGCTGGACCGAGACCTTGGACGCCCTCACGCGGCTCTATGCGCGGCGCTACGCACCGAGCCCGCTGATGCTCACGGAGACCGCCTCGCTCGGGGCCGCGGCGCGGCGCGTTCGATGGATTCGCGACTCGGCGCGCGCCATCGGCGGCCTGCGCGCGGACGGCGTGCCGGTGATCGGCTACACCTTCTGGCCTCTCTACTCGCTCGTCGCCTGGGCCTACCAGCGTGGTGAGCGCCCGCTTGACGACTACCTGATCGACATGGGCCTCTGGGATCTCCGGCGCGGCGTCGGCGGGCTCAAGCGCGTGGCCACCCCGGCCGTGGAGGCGTATCGCGAGGCGGTGGCGGCGGGCCCGCCAGCAGGCGCCTGA
- a CDS encoding CBS domain-containing protein, giving the protein MPNLGDIMTANPTACTPDATATQAARIMRDHDCGIVPVVEDPGTMRLVGVVTDRDIAVGLAAEGRDPAVACVHECWTQQVAALPISASLDECRNLMEARQVRRVPIVDEQGALVGIVSMADLAQEVSDQALGTTLAEVSEPDRRQLYGEVNETSQTGNTVTWVDDPVAQRAIIPPS; this is encoded by the coding sequence ATGCCGAACCTCGGCGACATCATGACGGCCAACCCGACCGCCTGCACGCCCGACGCCACGGCCACGCAGGCCGCCCGCATCATGCGGGACCATGACTGCGGCATCGTGCCGGTCGTCGAGGACCCTGGCACGATGCGTCTCGTCGGCGTCGTCACGGACCGCGACATCGCCGTGGGCCTGGCCGCCGAGGGCCGGGACCCGGCCGTTGCCTGCGTACACGAGTGCTGGACCCAGCAGGTCGCGGCACTGCCCATCAGTGCCAGCCTGGACGAGTGCCGCAATCTGATGGAGGCCCGCCAGGTGCGCCGCGTTCCCATCGTGGACGAGCAGGGGGCGCTCGTGGGCATCGTGTCGATGGCCGACCTGGCGCAAGAGGTGTCGGACCAGGCGCTCGGAACCACCCTTGCCGAGGTGTCCGAGCCCGACCGCCGCCAACTGTACGGGGAGGTGAACGAGACGAGCCAGACGGGCAACACCGTGACATGGGTGGACGACCCGGTGGCGCAGCGCGCGATCATTCCGCCTTCGTAA
- a CDS encoding class II aldolase/adducin family protein has protein sequence MEQEAARREVAYVARRLYAMRLTTTSGGNVSCRLDDGGFAITPSGTDKARIRAADVVLLALDGSSRTAGARPSSEFLMHLRIYARCRAVNAVVHAHPPCASAFACADTPIRRDLLAETYALLDEPVTAPYALTTTGELADAVAACAARSSCILMRSHGATTTGATLLQAFDRMELLEAAASITLIAARLEGARALTPDQRGQIDVLVGRPPAGC, from the coding sequence ATGGAGCAGGAGGCGGCCCGCCGCGAGGTGGCCTACGTGGCGCGGCGTCTGTACGCGATGCGGCTGACGACGACGAGCGGGGGCAATGTCTCGTGCCGACTGGACGATGGCGGCTTCGCCATCACTCCGTCCGGAACGGACAAGGCGCGCATCCGCGCGGCCGACGTGGTGCTCCTCGCTCTGGACGGGTCATCGCGCACGGCCGGCGCCCGGCCCAGCTCCGAGTTCCTGATGCACCTGCGAATCTATGCTCGCTGCCGCGCCGTCAACGCGGTGGTGCACGCGCACCCGCCGTGCGCCTCCGCCTTCGCCTGCGCCGACACGCCGATCCGCCGCGACCTGCTGGCGGAGACCTACGCGCTGCTCGACGAGCCGGTGACGGCGCCCTACGCCCTGACGACCACCGGCGAACTGGCCGACGCCGTTGCCGCGTGCGCCGCGCGCTCCTCCTGCATCCTGATGCGCAGCCACGGCGCCACCACGACGGGCGCCACCCTCCTGCAGGCGTTCGACCGCATGGAGTTGCTGGAGGCCGCCGCCAGCATCACGCTGATAGCCGCCCGCCTTGAGGGCGCGCGTGCGCTCACCCCCGACCAGCGCGGCCAGATCGACGTGCTCGTTGGCCGCCCGCCCGCCGGCTGCTGA